One window of Akkermansia biwaensis genomic DNA carries:
- a CDS encoding glycosyltransferase family 2 protein — MQNTFHELPALTVVVTGFNQESSIRGAIESVLNQDYAGKLEYIFSDDASSDGTFQIMREMEQAYRGSHSIKLNRNEQNMGITDHLEKVYSLASHEWVMRMDGDDRSFPHRCRILAEAIIKYPQARYIASDVELVVCESAGQAVWPAHLEEDKGLRAFLPQDGTAHRAFLGTASAIRRSLRAPYSEIRNLSMCEDLYEAHRAWLHEGLVVLRNKLVLYVEHSSNISRINPRLKNRNMETFLKGISRLKGINQSFIQAQEAIVRMTEMFLESCPDKNSPHIESVCRDLENRKEFIRELRMEVEWPEMTLGRKMRHWPYFKRNPLKLLPLPVYGRLLCLMYRLKR, encoded by the coding sequence ATGCAAAATACATTCCATGAATTGCCTGCCTTGACTGTTGTTGTAACAGGATTTAATCAGGAAAGTAGCATCCGGGGGGCGATTGAGAGTGTTTTGAATCAGGATTACGCGGGAAAGCTGGAATATATTTTTTCAGATGATGCATCTTCCGACGGAACTTTCCAAATCATGAGGGAAATGGAGCAGGCGTACCGGGGCTCCCATTCCATCAAATTAAACCGCAATGAGCAAAACATGGGTATCACTGACCATTTGGAAAAGGTGTATTCCCTGGCGTCTCATGAATGGGTTATGCGAATGGACGGGGACGACCGCTCTTTCCCGCACCGCTGCCGCATTCTTGCCGAAGCCATCATAAAGTACCCTCAGGCAAGATATATTGCCTCTGATGTGGAACTGGTTGTCTGCGAATCCGCCGGGCAGGCTGTATGGCCTGCCCATTTGGAAGAGGATAAAGGCCTGCGTGCCTTCCTTCCGCAGGATGGAACTGCTCACAGGGCGTTTCTCGGAACGGCATCCGCCATCAGACGCTCCTTGCGTGCCCCCTATTCGGAAATCCGGAATCTGTCCATGTGCGAGGACTTGTATGAAGCTCATAGGGCATGGCTGCATGAAGGACTCGTGGTTTTGCGGAACAAACTCGTTTTGTATGTTGAACACAGTTCCAATATTTCCAGGATCAATCCCCGGTTAAAGAACCGGAATATGGAGACTTTTCTTAAGGGAATCAGCCGTTTGAAAGGCATCAACCAATCTTTTATCCAGGCACAGGAGGCTATTGTGCGCATGACGGAAATGTTTTTGGAATCATGCCCGGATAAAAATTCTCCCCATATCGAGTCTGTCTGCAGGGATTTGGAAAATAGAAAAGAATTCATTCGGGAGCTCCGCATGGAGGTTGAATGGCCGGAAATGACGTTGGGCCGGAAAATGCGGCATTGGCCATACTTCAAAAGAAATCCTCTCAAGCTTCTGCCTTTGCCGGTCTATGGCCGGCTGCTGTGTCTGATGTACCGCCTGAAGCGATGA
- a CDS encoding tetratricopeptide repeat protein translates to MKDAAMWKTILILARHTFIRLLWLLLPLGIFAFLVRAIPLSPLQALCGLIPVIIFEIWLVVKYLLPGMSDLVTKTLYASNITTDEEVLVDAARRMLGAGDAAGALELLERNRRENPGMVRPWLMESGLLNDMRKYAESVELLQEGLASRRWRKEDRALFLYKIGGIYSSLLNNPEQAVKYWQEAVKRYPNTAYGRAAKDKLYELR, encoded by the coding sequence ATGAAAGATGCCGCCATGTGGAAAACGATTCTTATTCTTGCCCGCCATACCTTCATACGCCTGTTGTGGCTGCTGCTCCCTCTCGGGATCTTTGCCTTTCTGGTGCGGGCCATTCCCCTGAGTCCGCTCCAGGCCCTGTGCGGACTGATTCCGGTCATTATCTTTGAAATATGGCTGGTGGTCAAATACCTGCTTCCGGGCATGAGCGACCTGGTCACGAAAACCCTGTATGCGTCCAACATCACCACGGACGAGGAAGTGCTGGTGGACGCGGCCCGGCGCATGCTGGGAGCCGGAGACGCGGCGGGCGCCCTGGAGCTTTTGGAACGCAATCGCAGGGAGAATCCCGGAATGGTGCGTCCCTGGCTGATGGAATCCGGTCTGCTGAATGATATGCGCAAGTACGCGGAATCCGTTGAATTATTACAGGAAGGCTTGGCATCCCGAAGATGGAGGAAGGAGGACCGCGCCCTTTTCCTGTATAAAATAGGGGGAATTTATTCCTCCCTGCTCAATAATCCGGAGCAGGCCGTGAAATACTGGCAGGAGGCTGTCAAGAGATACCCGAACACGGCTTACGGCCGTGCCGCCAAGGACAAGCTGTACGAGCTGCGCTGA
- a CDS encoding polysaccharide pyruvyl transferase family protein, which yields MTGVSGNNRNTPPHWDIALLGLWWSCNYGAVLTSFSLHCVLSRQGYRVLLLDHAPMTMASHVNDPGSVFRTFFREEGIESIPISSRRDAERTNRLADTFIAGSDQLWNYKYTHNQDMQYYLDFVDGEKRKIAYATSLGDLPVQPPQDYLDRIPRYLDCFHAISVREGDSVRTLRERYHISATHLVDPVFLTSMEDWNRLTQKASPMPDGMLTYFLDITESYGQACAAISRELALPSAHLLDPSGDMELKKQYFPEGRVHAAATIYEWVRAFQDCKCVITDSFHGTCFAIIFNKPFLCIKNAQRGATRFTSLLKQFGLEDRLIHSHEELPGKIHLLRFMDEDAVSLKKHSLKQRALDWLQTNLSNPVSEETKEKGIRCRQELSCWRPSWKLRLRRRISKLARYCLNEKLQKKIFPIMGKLIPRS from the coding sequence ATGACTGGCGTATCAGGCAATAACAGGAACACCCCTCCGCACTGGGACATCGCGCTGCTGGGACTGTGGTGGAGCTGCAACTATGGGGCTGTTCTAACGTCCTTCTCCCTGCACTGCGTATTATCCCGGCAGGGCTACAGGGTTCTTCTGCTGGACCATGCCCCCATGACCATGGCCTCCCATGTTAATGATCCTGGTTCCGTATTCCGCACGTTTTTCAGGGAGGAAGGAATAGAGTCCATTCCCATCTCTTCCCGCAGGGATGCGGAAAGGACGAACAGGCTGGCGGATACGTTCATCGCAGGTTCCGACCAGTTATGGAATTACAAATATACGCATAATCAGGATATGCAGTATTATCTTGATTTTGTGGATGGAGAAAAACGTAAAATCGCGTATGCCACCTCTCTGGGTGATTTGCCGGTTCAGCCTCCACAGGATTACCTGGACCGCATACCGCGTTATTTGGACTGTTTTCACGCCATTTCCGTGCGGGAAGGCGATTCCGTACGGACACTGCGGGAAAGATACCACATATCCGCCACGCATCTTGTTGATCCCGTTTTCCTGACAAGCATGGAGGACTGGAACCGGCTAACGCAGAAAGCCTCGCCCATGCCTGATGGAATGTTGACCTATTTTCTGGACATCACTGAATCCTACGGACAGGCCTGTGCAGCCATCTCACGCGAACTCGCCCTTCCCTCAGCACATTTACTGGACCCTTCCGGTGATATGGAACTCAAAAAACAGTATTTTCCGGAAGGCCGCGTGCATGCGGCAGCCACTATCTACGAATGGGTGCGCGCATTTCAGGATTGCAAATGTGTGATTACCGACTCATTTCACGGGACATGCTTCGCCATTATCTTCAACAAGCCCTTTTTGTGCATCAAAAACGCGCAAAGAGGAGCAACCCGCTTCACATCCCTGCTAAAGCAATTCGGCCTGGAAGACCGTCTCATTCATTCCCATGAAGAATTGCCCGGTAAAATTCATCTTCTGAGGTTCATGGATGAAGACGCCGTTTCCCTAAAGAAGCATTCCCTGAAACAGCGTGCTCTGGACTGGCTCCAGACCAATCTTTCCAATCCCGTTTCCGAGGAAACCAAGGAAAAGGGCATCAGGTGCCGACAAGAACTTTCCTGCTGGAGACCCTCCTGGAAGCTGCGTTTGAGGCGCCGCATCAGCAAACTGGCAAGATACTGCCTGAATGAGAAGCTCCAGAAAAAGATTTTCCCCATCATGGGAAAATTGATTCCGAGATCATGA
- the argF gene encoding ornithine carbamoyltransferase: MKNLLSIEQLTGDEIRDLLALGHKLKAERGHHEHLPLKGQTWALIFSKSSTRTRVSFEVGISELGGRPMFLSVHDIQLGRGEPVKDTARVLGRMIHGAAIRTYGQQEVEEFASFSGIPTINALTDEEHPCQILADLLTIEELYGPGSWKDMKIAFVGDGDNNMSRSWMWAAKRLGFTLAIGAPTNYLPLEDFRRHLDCDNVIFTTNPVEAVRDASVINTDVWLSMGQEAEGQSKEKHFYPYQVNEELLAHAAPGHSVFHCLPAYRGKEITEDVLERFAPVIFQEAENRVHAQKAVLATLAEASKA, encoded by the coding sequence ATGAAAAACCTCCTTTCCATAGAACAGCTCACCGGAGACGAAATCAGGGACCTGCTGGCCCTGGGCCACAAGCTCAAGGCGGAACGCGGCCACCATGAACACCTTCCCCTGAAAGGCCAGACCTGGGCGCTGATCTTTTCCAAATCTTCCACCCGCACCCGCGTCTCCTTTGAAGTGGGCATCAGCGAGCTGGGAGGGCGCCCCATGTTCCTTTCCGTCCATGACATCCAGCTGGGGCGGGGAGAACCCGTCAAGGACACCGCCCGCGTGCTGGGCCGTATGATCCACGGCGCGGCCATCCGCACCTACGGACAGCAGGAAGTGGAGGAATTCGCCTCCTTCTCCGGTATTCCCACCATCAACGCGCTGACGGACGAGGAACATCCCTGCCAGATACTGGCGGACCTGCTGACCATTGAAGAGCTTTACGGCCCCGGCTCCTGGAAGGACATGAAAATCGCCTTCGTCGGAGACGGGGACAACAACATGTCCCGCTCCTGGATGTGGGCGGCCAAGCGGCTGGGCTTCACGCTCGCCATCGGCGCGCCCACCAATTACCTGCCGCTGGAAGATTTCCGCAGGCATCTGGACTGCGACAACGTCATTTTTACCACGAACCCCGTGGAAGCCGTCCGGGACGCCTCCGTCATCAACACGGACGTCTGGCTTTCCATGGGCCAGGAGGCGGAAGGACAGTCCAAGGAAAAGCACTTCTACCCCTACCAGGTGAACGAGGAACTGCTGGCTCACGCGGCCCCCGGCCATTCCGTGTTCCACTGCCTGCCCGCCTACCGCGGGAAGGAAATCACGGAAGACGTGCTGGAACGCTTCGCCCCGGTCATCTTCCAGGAGGCGGAAAACCGGGTGCATGCCCAGAAAGCCGTTCTCGCCACGCTTGCCGAAGCCAGCAAGGCATAA
- a CDS encoding peptide chain release factor family protein, which produces MVRPEKLAALKERMESLGIREQDLEESFVRGAGRGGQKVNKTNNCVYLKHVPTGIAVKCHVDRSRELNRFLARRELCDAVERQQTGQCAAKARVIQRMRKQKDRRRRRSSAHSRPPAEDM; this is translated from the coding sequence ATGGTAAGGCCTGAAAAACTCGCCGCCCTGAAGGAGCGCATGGAATCCCTGGGAATCCGGGAGCAGGACCTGGAGGAAAGTTTTGTTAGAGGCGCCGGGCGCGGCGGCCAGAAGGTGAACAAAACCAACAATTGCGTTTATCTGAAACATGTCCCGACGGGCATCGCCGTCAAGTGCCACGTGGACCGTTCCCGGGAGCTCAACCGCTTTCTGGCGCGCCGGGAACTGTGCGACGCCGTGGAACGGCAGCAGACAGGCCAGTGCGCCGCAAAAGCCCGCGTTATCCAGCGCATGCGCAAACAGAAGGACAGGCGCAGAAGGCGTTCTTCGGCGCATTCCCGGCCGCCAGCGGAAGACATGTAA
- a CDS encoding glycosyltransferase family 32 protein, whose protein sequence is MIKKIHYCWFGSPVPEAVRQNVRKWKELNPDFEIIEWNESNIDVSRFEFGRRCLEQNKWGFLGDIVRLQALVEHGGFYLDCDVELFQPLSRLPVDHRFTLGYMYNCALGTAFLYAPPQHPLCISLLSLHNEIRKECWPVSNTIYTDYFINEVPEFLLNGKKWQSDLATLYPKEFFEQPAFIRSRGFSIHHCCGSWMPGKSHSFILNQAFCHQVKWLKRKINTALALRRNEFYPYYRAALKGVSLKKNYDWRIRQ, encoded by the coding sequence ATGATTAAAAAAATCCATTATTGCTGGTTCGGCTCTCCTGTTCCTGAAGCAGTCCGGCAAAATGTCCGGAAATGGAAGGAACTGAATCCGGATTTTGAGATAATAGAATGGAATGAGTCCAATATTGACGTCTCACGTTTTGAATTTGGCAGAAGATGCCTGGAACAGAACAAATGGGGGTTTTTGGGAGACATCGTCCGCCTTCAGGCCCTGGTGGAGCACGGAGGTTTTTATTTGGACTGCGACGTGGAACTGTTCCAGCCCCTGTCCCGGCTTCCCGTGGACCATCGCTTTACGCTGGGGTACATGTATAACTGCGCTCTGGGCACCGCTTTTCTTTATGCTCCGCCGCAGCATCCCCTCTGCATCAGCCTTCTGAGCCTGCATAATGAAATAAGGAAAGAATGCTGGCCCGTTTCCAACACGATTTATACGGATTACTTCATCAATGAAGTACCCGAATTCCTGCTGAACGGAAAAAAATGGCAAAGCGATCTGGCAACCTTGTATCCCAAGGAGTTTTTCGAGCAACCCGCCTTCATCCGTTCCCGCGGTTTTTCCATCCACCACTGCTGCGGTTCCTGGATGCCGGGAAAAAGCCATTCCTTCATCCTGAACCAGGCATTCTGCCACCAGGTCAAATGGCTCAAGCGCAAGATCAATACGGCCCTGGCTCTCCGCAGGAACGAGTTTTATCCCTATTACCGTGCCGCTCTGAAGGGCGTTTCCCTGAAAAAGAATTATGACTGGCGTATCAGGCAATAA
- a CDS encoding alpha amylase C-terminal domain-containing protein yields the protein MRRPPIPGLVMADGWLQPYARQIRDRQRLFDLKMKRIIQRSGTLERHAEGYRYYGFNRDSGTGAWTYREWAPAARGLFLTGDFNGWDRRSHPLVRNERGVWEITLPPDSLAHGQKVKVHVVGADGTGKDRIPAWITRTVQDPSTYDFSGEIWMPERPYEWRNSGFDPSRVDVPFIYEAHVGMSGEEERVHTYREFADQVLPRIAALGYNTVQLMAVQEHPYYGSFGYHVSSFFAPSSRFGTPEDLKYLIDQAHGLNIAVLLDVVHSHAVKNEAEGLNDFDGSGGMYFLPGERGRHPDWDSCCFDYGRDEVIEFLLSNVRWWLEEFRFDGFRFDGVTSMLYFHRGHEPFGELGAYFGSSVDPDAVAYLQLASTLIQRVKPGAVAIAEDMSGMPGLCRPVDEGGIGFSHRLAMGIPDYWIKLLKERKDEEWSMGDMWYTLTNRRYGEPHVAYCESHDQALVGDKTLAFRLMDEEMYWKMAVDQQSLVIDRGMALHKMIRLVTLAAGGEGWLNFMGNEFGHPEWIDFPREGNGWSYSHCRRQWSLVDNPGLRFKFLNAFDHAMVQLALEARLLNNPPPFPLNIDEGNQIMAFHRGGLVFVFNWSGDRAIMDYTLPAPQKGEWKVVLDTDNARFGGFGRQDGSVHHFTDEEGRLSLYLLPRTALVLKRVGSAVMARPAEPDA from the coding sequence ATGAGAAGACCCCCGATTCCCGGCCTGGTGATGGCCGACGGATGGCTGCAGCCGTATGCGCGCCAGATCCGCGACCGCCAGCGTTTGTTTGATCTGAAGATGAAGAGGATCATTCAGCGTTCCGGGACCTTGGAAAGGCATGCGGAGGGCTACCGCTATTACGGATTCAACCGGGACTCGGGGACGGGGGCATGGACCTACCGGGAATGGGCGCCCGCCGCGCGCGGATTGTTCCTGACGGGAGATTTCAACGGCTGGGACCGCAGGAGCCATCCGCTGGTGCGGAATGAACGCGGCGTGTGGGAAATCACCCTTCCTCCGGATTCCCTCGCCCACGGCCAGAAGGTGAAAGTCCACGTGGTGGGGGCGGACGGCACGGGCAAGGACCGGATTCCCGCCTGGATCACCAGGACGGTCCAGGACCCTTCCACCTATGATTTTTCCGGGGAAATATGGATGCCGGAACGTCCTTACGAGTGGAGGAACTCCGGGTTCGACCCTTCCCGAGTGGACGTGCCGTTCATTTATGAGGCGCACGTGGGGATGAGCGGGGAGGAGGAGCGCGTGCACACGTACCGCGAGTTTGCGGACCAGGTGCTTCCCCGCATCGCGGCCCTGGGGTACAACACCGTCCAGCTGATGGCCGTGCAGGAGCATCCCTATTACGGCTCGTTCGGTTATCATGTTTCTTCGTTTTTCGCGCCTTCCTCCCGTTTCGGAACGCCGGAGGATTTGAAGTACCTGATCGACCAGGCGCACGGCCTGAACATTGCCGTGCTTCTGGATGTGGTGCATTCCCACGCCGTGAAGAACGAGGCCGAGGGGCTGAACGACTTCGACGGTTCCGGCGGCATGTATTTTCTGCCCGGGGAGCGCGGCCGCCATCCGGACTGGGATTCCTGCTGCTTTGACTACGGCCGGGACGAGGTGATCGAATTCCTGCTTTCCAACGTCCGGTGGTGGCTGGAAGAGTTCCGGTTCGACGGCTTCCGCTTTGACGGCGTAACGTCCATGCTGTACTTCCACAGGGGGCATGAGCCGTTCGGGGAGCTGGGCGCGTACTTCGGCTCCTCCGTTGATCCGGATGCCGTCGCCTACCTGCAGCTGGCTTCCACGCTGATCCAGCGGGTGAAGCCGGGCGCCGTTGCGATTGCGGAAGACATGTCCGGCATGCCGGGGCTGTGCCGTCCGGTGGATGAAGGCGGCATTGGTTTTTCACACAGGCTGGCCATGGGCATTCCGGATTACTGGATCAAGCTGCTCAAGGAGAGGAAGGACGAGGAATGGAGCATGGGGGACATGTGGTACACGCTGACGAACAGGCGTTACGGAGAACCGCACGTGGCCTACTGCGAGAGCCATGACCAGGCCCTGGTGGGGGACAAGACCCTGGCGTTCCGGTTGATGGATGAGGAAATGTACTGGAAGATGGCCGTGGACCAGCAAAGCCTGGTCATTGACCGCGGGATGGCCCTGCACAAGATGATCCGCCTGGTGACTCTGGCCGCGGGCGGGGAAGGCTGGCTGAACTTCATGGGCAACGAATTCGGGCATCCGGAATGGATTGATTTTCCGCGGGAGGGCAACGGCTGGTCCTACAGCCATTGCCGCCGCCAGTGGTCGCTGGTGGACAACCCCGGATTGAGGTTCAAGTTCCTGAACGCTTTTGACCATGCCATGGTGCAGCTGGCCCTGGAGGCGCGCCTGCTGAACAATCCCCCGCCGTTCCCGCTGAATATTGACGAGGGAAACCAGATCATGGCCTTCCATCGCGGGGGGCTTGTCTTCGTATTCAACTGGTCCGGGGACCGGGCGATCATGGACTACACGCTGCCCGCACCCCAGAAAGGGGAATGGAAGGTGGTGCTGGATACGGACAATGCCCGGTTCGGCGGATTCGGGCGGCAGGACGGATCCGTGCACCATTTCACGGATGAAGAGGGCAGGCTCTCCCTGTACCTGCTTCCCCGCACGGCCCTGGTGCTGAAAAGGGTGGGGTCCGCCGTGATGGCCCGTCCCGCTGAACCGGATGCGTAG
- a CDS encoding PEGA domain-containing protein translates to MFSRLLPPLALLAAAACSCISCSSTSGDMTIRSIPSGASLRVNGEYVGQAPATLSLNRHKPIHVAADKPGYYSAEKTFHPEMTTGGAILWGLNNEKSKNFKTDTLTIRLKKRNSEAPPLEKLPPAWEQGHKL, encoded by the coding sequence ATGTTCTCCAGACTCCTTCCCCCTCTGGCCCTTCTGGCCGCCGCGGCCTGTTCCTGCATCTCATGCAGCAGCACTTCCGGAGACATGACGATACGCAGCATTCCTTCCGGGGCCAGCCTGCGCGTCAACGGGGAGTACGTGGGGCAGGCTCCCGCCACCCTCTCCCTGAACAGGCACAAGCCCATTCACGTGGCGGCGGACAAGCCGGGCTACTACTCCGCGGAAAAAACCTTCCACCCGGAAATGACCACGGGAGGGGCCATTCTGTGGGGACTCAACAACGAGAAGTCTAAAAACTTCAAGACCGATACCCTGACCATCCGTCTCAAAAAGAGAAATTCCGAAGCGCCCCCGCTGGAGAAACTGCCTCCGGCATGGGAGCAAGGCCATAAGCTTTAG
- a CDS encoding SufE family protein, whose amino-acid sequence MNYEERLQDLLDELDLFQDWTERYEYIISLGKKLPPLEEAYKTDESLIKGCQSRVWVHTEQDSNGLLKLYADSDSLITKGLIAVFVRLLSGLPPEEVLKADMSKLDKTGLKDHLAPTRANALNSMAAQIKQAAMRMVENK is encoded by the coding sequence ATGAATTACGAAGAACGCCTGCAAGACCTGCTGGACGAACTGGACCTGTTCCAGGACTGGACGGAACGCTACGAATACATCATCAGCCTGGGCAAAAAGCTTCCCCCGCTGGAGGAGGCGTACAAGACGGACGAGTCCCTCATCAAGGGCTGCCAGTCCAGGGTGTGGGTGCATACGGAACAGGACAGCAACGGCCTTCTGAAACTCTACGCGGACAGCGATTCCCTGATTACCAAGGGTCTCATCGCCGTATTCGTACGCCTGCTCTCCGGCCTGCCGCCGGAAGAAGTCCTGAAAGCGGACATGTCCAAGCTGGACAAGACCGGACTCAAGGACCACCTGGCGCCCACCAGGGCCAACGCCCTCAACTCCATGGCAGCCCAAATCAAGCAGGCCGCCATGCGCATGGTTGAAAACAAGTAA
- a CDS encoding class I SAM-dependent methyltransferase yields MEWNADFYEDKHGFVADYGKDLLSHVPDNPGQAILDLGCGTGALTQELLAKSAHVVGADASPDMVRKARMLHPDIDFRVVDACRMPWSNRFDVVFSNAVFHWISDQKALLENIFRVLKPQGRLVCEFGAVRNIHRIQQAFQSSLSRQKRHHENPFYFPTVEEYRKLVEQAGLHPELVMDYDRPTPLKDGENGLRNWVRQFFASDLSPLPGAGRIRILEEMESALRDELWDGTQWVADYRRIRVIAVK; encoded by the coding sequence ATGGAGTGGAATGCGGATTTTTATGAAGACAAGCACGGCTTTGTCGCGGACTACGGGAAAGACCTGCTCTCCCACGTTCCGGACAATCCGGGACAGGCCATTCTGGACCTGGGCTGCGGCACGGGCGCACTCACGCAGGAACTGCTGGCCAAATCCGCCCATGTCGTCGGGGCGGACGCTTCCCCGGACATGGTGCGCAAGGCGCGGATGCTTCACCCGGACATCGACTTCCGGGTGGTGGACGCCTGCCGGATGCCGTGGTCCAACCGGTTCGACGTCGTTTTCTCCAATGCCGTTTTTCACTGGATTTCCGATCAAAAGGCCCTGCTGGAAAACATTTTCCGCGTGCTGAAACCCCAAGGCAGGCTGGTCTGCGAATTCGGCGCCGTCCGCAACATACACCGCATCCAGCAAGCCTTTCAATCCAGCCTTTCCCGGCAGAAAAGGCATCATGAAAATCCCTTTTACTTCCCCACCGTGGAGGAATACCGGAAACTGGTGGAACAGGCCGGACTGCACCCGGAACTGGTCATGGATTACGACCGCCCCACGCCGCTGAAGGACGGGGAGAACGGCTTGCGCAACTGGGTGCGGCAGTTTTTTGCCTCCGACCTGTCCCCTCTGCCGGGAGCCGGCCGCATCCGGATTCTTGAAGAGATGGAGTCCGCCCTCCGGGACGAGCTGTGGGACGGCACCCAATGGGTGGCCGACTACCGACGCATTCGGGTCATAGCCGTGAAATGA
- a CDS encoding MarR family winged helix-turn-helix transcriptional regulator — MHLDLKSTIRRYYQIWLETNNLYSQWAEQHGITINTLLVLYMVRNTERCTQTDLCRILMLPKQTVNSILKNLESRGYVSQQTDSADRRSKIIIFSPEGRDYAEHVLAELYEAESEAFNAMSPEEVNGLISHSGAYLRHFRKAAHQ; from the coding sequence ATGCACCTCGACCTCAAATCCACGATCAGGCGTTACTACCAAATCTGGCTTGAAACCAACAATCTTTATTCCCAATGGGCCGAACAGCACGGAATCACGATCAACACACTTCTGGTGCTGTACATGGTGCGGAATACCGAACGCTGCACCCAGACGGACCTATGCAGGATACTCATGCTTCCCAAGCAGACGGTGAACAGCATCCTCAAAAACCTTGAAAGCCGTGGTTACGTTTCACAGCAGACGGATAGCGCCGACAGGCGCAGCAAGATCATCATTTTTTCCCCTGAAGGCAGGGATTATGCGGAACACGTCCTGGCCGAACTTTACGAGGCCGAATCGGAAGCGTTCAATGCCATGAGCCCCGAAGAGGTCAACGGATTGATCAGCCACAGCGGCGCGTACCTCCGCCATTTCCGGAAAGCCGCCCACCAATAG
- a CDS encoding UTP--glucose-1-phosphate uridylyltransferase has translation MSTFTPFEEKMESAGISTAAIKAFSRCYEALVSNHSGMIPETDISPADQVADWTNITDSTAPAGKDLISQCVCIKLNGGLGTSMGLQKAKSLLKVKGEDTFLDLIVRQVKHLRTVSGTPVRLLLMNSFSTSADTLAYLEKYAADGFADAHQVELMQNRVPKILADTLEPASYPQQPELEWCPPGHGDLYPALLGSGWLDRLLEDGVKYAFISNSDNLGAQPDMNFLRWFAESGAPFVMEVTRRTEADKKGGHLAVRKSDGHLILREVAQCPDADIPEFQNISKHRYFNTNTLWIRLDSLKQILDANGGVLPLPIIRNSKTVNPRDPKSAKVFQLETAMGAGIECFPGARAVNVPRSRFFPVKTTSDLLLLRSDAVSVDADGKVALAPERNGTAPIVDLDPGLYKLVDSLDSLGLPSLVGLDKLTLRGHFHFQDGAVLQGTLLMENNTEETKEILPGVYAGA, from the coding sequence ATGAGTACGTTCACTCCTTTTGAAGAAAAGATGGAGTCCGCGGGCATCTCCACCGCAGCCATCAAGGCATTTTCCCGCTGTTACGAAGCTCTCGTTTCCAACCATTCCGGCATGATCCCCGAAACGGACATCAGTCCGGCGGACCAGGTGGCGGACTGGACGAACATCACGGATTCCACGGCACCGGCCGGGAAAGACCTGATTTCCCAGTGCGTCTGCATCAAGCTCAACGGCGGCCTGGGAACGAGCATGGGACTCCAGAAGGCCAAGAGCCTGCTCAAGGTGAAGGGGGAGGACACTTTTCTCGATCTCATCGTCAGGCAGGTGAAACACCTGCGCACCGTATCCGGAACCCCGGTGCGCCTGCTGCTCATGAATTCCTTCTCCACCAGTGCGGACACGCTGGCCTATCTGGAAAAGTATGCGGCGGACGGTTTTGCCGACGCCCATCAGGTGGAACTGATGCAGAACCGCGTGCCGAAGATTTTGGCGGATACGCTGGAACCAGCCTCCTATCCGCAGCAGCCCGAACTTGAATGGTGCCCTCCCGGCCACGGGGACCTGTACCCGGCCCTGCTGGGTTCCGGCTGGCTGGACCGGCTTCTGGAAGACGGCGTCAAGTATGCCTTTATCTCCAATTCCGACAATCTGGGAGCCCAGCCTGACATGAATTTCCTGCGCTGGTTTGCGGAAAGCGGAGCCCCCTTCGTCATGGAAGTCACGCGCCGCACGGAGGCGGACAAGAAAGGCGGCCACCTGGCCGTCAGGAAGTCCGATGGTCACCTGATCCTGCGGGAGGTAGCCCAGTGCCCGGACGCGGACATCCCCGAATTCCAGAACATTTCCAAGCACCGTTATTTCAATACCAACACGCTCTGGATCCGCCTGGATTCCCTCAAGCAGATTCTGGACGCCAACGGAGGCGTACTCCCCCTTCCCATAATCCGGAACAGCAAGACGGTGAACCCCAGGGACCCGAAGTCCGCCAAGGTGTTCCAGCTGGAAACGGCCATGGGCGCGGGCATCGAATGCTTCCCCGGCGCGCGCGCCGTCAATGTGCCGCGCTCCCGCTTTTTCCCCGTTAAAACCACCTCCGACCTGCTTTTGCTGCGTTCCGACGCGGTTTCCGTAGATGCAGACGGCAAGGTGGCCCTGGCTCCGGAACGGAACGGAACCGCCCCCATCGTGGACCTGGACCCCGGGCTGTACAAGCTGGTGGATTCCCTGGACAGCCTCGGCCTGCCTTCCCTGGTGGGGCTGGACAAGCTGACCCTGCGCGGCCACTTCCATTTCCAGGACGGGGCCGTCCTTCAAGGCACCCTGCTGATGGAGAATAACACGGAGGAAACGAAGGAAATCCTTCCTGGCGTTTATGCTGGAGCCTGA